The window TAGATTCGAAATTCAACTCTTTATTAAGAACtcattttgtattttaatttatttattagttcTAATAAGATGGGTTTCTCTTTCTTCCTtttgtttctttaatttgttttaaaaagcctgtgaaagaaaaagaaaagaggaaGTATTATGTACTCAGTACTCCTAGTAGTGTTGCAGAGAAAGATGACGACAACTATCACTTAATAACCCACTGGTTATTTCTTAGGATTTTGCTGTTAAAAGCCTGCTTCTTGTGTAAGCTTCAAATCCGGGAGCTCTCTGCTCTTTCCCTAAACTTAaccctttcttcttctttttctttcattcatttaaccatagaCAAATTGTTGTTTTTACTTCCACCACAATTAATGCTtctttttctcatcttttaattttaatttcttgagAAAATTGAAGTTAAATAATGGAGGGTGGAgggaataataatagtagtagtaataataataataataataatagtaataataataataataataataataggatcACTACTAGTAATTCTATGATGATGGAAAATGGGTTATATCCTATGATTATGATTCCTCCTCTTTcgcatcaccatcaccatcatcatcatcatcatcagaatcaTAACAATGATCACAATACCATCAAAgcttgttgttgttcttcagcTGCTTATGATCATCAACATCATGTGATGGAAATGGAGCATCAAACTCAGAATCTGAATAATAGTAATGGTGGTGGTGGGAGTAGTAGTAGTACAGCTGGGAATATTAAGGCTAAGATTATGGCGCATCCTCATTACCCTCGCCTTTTATCTGCTTATGTTAGTTGTCAAAAGGTGATCATATTTTGGGTTCATGATGTAGTAGTATTATCTAATAATCTTACTCCTTCTAAATGTCTCTGCTTTGTGTGTTTTTTAGCATGCTCTTTTGACAAAATTTGAGTTGAATGCTGTACAAATTTTAAGTACTTAATTACCTTGATTTGTAATGGCTGTTTGATGTTAGTTAATTAATTCATCTCAATTCTActtggaaaataaaaaaggatGAAATTTACCCATATTAATTAAAAACCCATTTTCATCCCCTTCAAGATtgtacttcaaaaaaaaaaaagaagaaatttttGGATTTTGTTGAGTGTGTATGatttgcttaaaaacccatgaaatctcAAAAAGaccaactttttttaaaataaaataaaaattcaagcATATATAGTAGTGTACTAGTGCTTGTAATAAACAAAGAAGAAATTGTTGatcttaaaaaaatcataaaaaatagcTCAAAACCCTTTTTCACAAAAGGGTTGCTAGATTCTCTCCCTAACTCTTCTTGTTATTTtggtattaattaaaattaaaattaaaatcattaaacCCTTCTTTTATTTATGCAATATTCAAGTAATTTTTCCTCTAAATTAGGTGATATATTAtctattgattttattttatgatatgatatgaagAGGAAACTGATGCATGTATATGTAGGTCAATGAGCTTAGATTCATGAAGCCTTAATTACTTCTAAGAAACAAAATGTTTATGCCTCATAACATATAACAATTTGCTAATATTGGGTTCTATGTAAGTGTAGGTTGGTGCGCCGCCAGAAGTGGTGGCAAGATTGGAGGAGTTGGAAGCAATAGCAAGAAGTCAAGGCGGCGGAAGAAGCGGCGGAGGGGTGGCAGGTTTTGTAGGAGAAGATCCAGCTTTGGATCAATTTATGGAAGCTTATTGTGAAATGCTTACCAAATATGAACAAGAACTAACCAAACCTTTTAAAGAAGCCATGCTTTTTCTTTCAAGGATCGAATGCCAATTCAAAGCCCTAACTCTTTCCTCTCCTTCAGACTCTCCATCTTCTGGTGATAAACTTTTTTCTCtctatttcttaaaatttatacATTTGTACGGGTTTTAACCAgaagcttaagctgatgattaaaaccaatttgatttaaCTTTCTCTCTCTTGCTAGTTTGTTTGATTCAAGGGTTTTGATGAATGAATGGTTTCTTTCAAATTGATTATATTTGATCTCAACTAGAAGTATATCTTTTGCTTTTATTTAgagttttcctttttttttacttatataaTTGCATGGTGCATGTTTCCAAGATGAGATCTTGGAACTCTAAGAAAATTTTTCTCCATTTCTCTTATCATGGAAATGAATGGTTGTTACATTATTggatgtttaattatttattttatgtgatCTTGGGAATAGGGTTTTCAAATAATTGTTCATATGATCAATGGACTATGCTTAATTATGCTATTTTAATGTCTTTGTTCTGGATTTTTGCCTCCCTTCTTTGTCTTGTTATTTCCACTTTTATATTGGTAATGAATCCCAAGAGTCTGATCTCTTGTTTATGGAGCAATTTATGTCTGAGTGGAGaatcttctaaatatgtttcTCTTTTTacaaacatattaataaattattttctttacatTAAGAGGGCGTTCAAGAGAGGTTTCAATTTATGTGTAATTTGATTATGTATGATTTGTGTGATGAGTATGGCACATGAATTAGGCTCAAGATTGGTCTTCAAGAGAGAGGTTTCAATCTACTTTAAGCTCATGATTTGTTGGTTGAAGATTAGTTTCTTGTCGGTTGATATTATTCTTGTTTGAACCTTCTTAATTCGACTAGGGTATGGTGCGAAGTGCTCGTCCGCTcgctttaaaaaataaagttgaGTTGTTAAGAAAAAGTATTATTGATGGTGTATGTATGCAAGCCAAGGAAGTTCCACAGTTTTCATAGTGTGTTTCCTTATTTTTACTAGGTTTCTATCCTTTCACATATCTTAGTTAGAATTGGACATTCATTCTTGTCTTCCAccatatctttaattatatcaTACGTGGGAGTTGCTAATATAGTATCCGGGGCGACATTGAAATTGAGGTTCTTTAAATTTCTAGTGATATGGCGCGTAAGGTGTGCAAATACAAGTTCATGAACGCGAGCAATCTATTGTTGATGGAGCAAACAGGGTTTACATGGGTATTTATTGATGGAAGTGGGATTTTATTTTTGGAGAAAATGTGTAGATTATTGCATTGTCTTGACTCTCTATGCATTGTTTGATGGTTTTGATGATACGACAACATATAACAAGTTGATGGTTTTCTAAAAcgtaaaatacatttttttacacttttacaaTGTAGCCAGTATTGGTTCGCTAGATTTTAATACCCTTTATCATTTATTTTGTCGATATGATATGATGTGATTCTATCTACATTGTCCCCTTGGAAAATTCAAAATCCTTTCAATGTGTAGGCATTTGAAGAGAGGGAAGAAGGGGTCCCTTTACTTATAACAAAACCCAAATTGCAGAAGTTGACAAGTTCTACTAAGATATAAATATATCATTCTAGTTGCCTAGTTGTATGGTACAAAGGAAAATAGAGAACGATGAGTATAAATAAGTTATAATGTAGAATAATTCTACTCTATGAAAGTAGATCTCTAGTCTTTTATATGGAATAATTCTACTCTATGACCCATCTGTGCTAGAAATCTTGAAGGTTTCTAGAGAAGTTTAGGTTACAGTCAAGTCTAAGTGATTGATAGAAAATCTTATTAGGAGTACTTTGTATATGTTGGTGTTGGTTTTGTTGATAGACTTTATGAACTGAATTTATGTCACTTCCCAAATTTTATGGTACATGAATTAAAGAATGCCTACAAGGTCTAAAGGATCCCTTATCTAATAAGGCCATAGGAAGCTGTTTACATCAATATCTCTTTGTCATAGGAATAATTTATTCTAACATAACATGGTATGTGTCAaaaaattattgtattgatTAATGGTCGTGTTCGTAAAActttgtgtttttttatttatttcgttGAATACCTTATCGCCTATCGGTTGAGTGGATTTGGTGATTATATCATGGTGAAATTTGAATCAAATGTCTCTTGTGGTTATTGTTTGAGAACTCGACTTGATACCATGGAGAAACCTTTAAGTGTTTTCCTATATATTAAGGGTCAAGAACGAGATATTTCTTGTTTATATACTACCTTTTGTCTCTAATAGTTGCTACGGTTACTCTAGcaaatatttttcattaattgattttatttgatatatgtttcTATATGtttaatgtaaaacatagtcaaatgagattttgttagattcgttttaatgcatattttcataatattaagattttagaatttttatcatatgaaattaacgATATGAAAGATTAAAATTATGCAATGAATAGCGTGAAAAATGGAAATTTAGCATGTATTAAAAATCAGAGGAAGTATTAGGTTAGTTGTTCTACAAATACTAATGTAATTTGTTTGAACCGTTATATTTTGGAATTTGATTGGATGCCTCGTGCTTATAATGTTGTCTTTCTTGAATCTTTTGGCATAGTTTTTTATTTATGCTTGTTTGATATCACAAATAATTCTTATATTCTTGATCTTTGTCGTGATGCAAAAATGTCGTACCCGGACAGCTTGTGGCGAGCATCCTGATAGGAATGGATCGTCTGAAGAGGATATTGATGTAAACCATAACTTTATTGATCCATCAGCGGAAGACAGGGAATTGAAAGGGCAGCTACTCCGAAAGTATAGTGGTTATTTAGGAAGTCTGAGGCAGGAATTCTTGAAGAAGAGGAAAAAGGGAAAGCTACCTAAGGAAGCTAGGCAACAATTGCTTGATTGGTGGAGCAGACACTACAAATGGCCATATCCCTctgtaggtttttttttttcttctcctttATTATATCTTCTATTATTATACTCGCTTTGTACCTTTGAATTTGCTAAAGCACGAAATTAGTTGAAGTTGGTGCTTTTTGTATGTGTTGTAGCAAATCGAAGGGACAAATGGAGTATCATTTTTCAAATTGTGTCTTGCACGCCTAGTCGCCTATTATCACTGATTTCACAATAATGCTTTGGACTTGGTCAAAATGAACCTAAGAATTGAACACCGATGGCTGGGATAACTTCATCACcctcttgttcattcttcgggCTTGGACCATTAGACCTTCCAAGCTTGGCCTTTTATTTGGAAAAAGTACCACTAATATTAGACTAGAGTGTGTTATTTACTTATTTCTCTACATTTTGTACATAATTTCTATTGCGTGCTAGTCTTCTAGAGTGTCTTTTCATGTTTACCGCATCAAGCGCATTATTATGTTTGATCGTCTTCAGTTCATGATCTGCTGTGTTTAAGGGCGGCTAGCTTTGGATATATTTGGTGCAATATTTAATGTCTTGCAACATCTAGGCGATTAGTTATCAAAGGCGGaacaaaaattgacaaatttatAAAGGCCCTGtgcaatttataaaattataatatttttctaacaactttgtatctttaaacacttaacatatactaagtaatttaatatttaggCCTGTTATTTTTCGAGGCCTTATGCGGTCGtacatgttgaacatgctcagaacTTCCAATGTTAGTTATGTGACCATAGCGAAAAAAACCTGCttgattttatttagttttaagCTCAGCATCTCAGAAAAATGCTCATCATTTTACCTCTAAGACTTTAACTCTTTCAAATTCTCTTTTGAAACTCTATCTCCTTCGGTCCACATCCAAACCCAAACTATAAATAAATTGCAATAATTCTGTTCTGTGGAATCCCAACTCCGACCATATTTGTTTGTCTCCATCAATTACTTACCCGCTGATCCAAGATAACAATTAAAGGAGCACAATGCTTTCacttgttttgcgcgaaacagaTTGAATCGAGGCTAGGCTTGTATCTGATAGagcatataacatattatatgacttcttgAAGTCCCAGAATATGACATATACACGATTGTATAGTCTTAGATCATGTTATGTACTTATTCATCATCAATGTagttattttgttttttctctATTACTTAATCACAGGAGTCCCAGAAACTTGCGTTAGCCGAATCGACAGGATTGGatcaaaaacaaataaacaattggTTCATTAACCAGAGAAAAAGGCATTGGAAGCCTTCAGAAGACATGCAATTTGTGGTGATGGATGCTGCTGCACATTCCCATGCTCATTCACACTATGGTTACATGGATAATGTCCTTGGTAATCCTTTTCCCATGGATGTCTCCCCAACCCTTATGTAATGCCATGCATGCATGTTGGTCAAGctatgatttatatatatagccACTCCCTTTTGCACAATTTATGGTTTATGCCATTGATGATACATAATTATTGTACCTAAACTCGATCGTCGATCCGAACTTACTAAGATGATCATATGCCTTATTATCTTATGATCCCATGCTAGCTTGATGTTCAATTAGTAGTTATTACTTAAATTACTTTAACTATGCTTCATCATTTTGAATATAagattaggtttaaatttgctttatattaaatattgttCTTATAAAGGGTATTATGATCACATTTTCCTCTAAATTGTTCTAGAATTAAAGAGTattatgaatatgataattgtattttaaaaatgttgaaaattttcaaatgacaaCTTTTAAATACTCTGCtaaatatcatcatcatatccagtgtatTTCGCCTATAGAAAATTATGGTCAGTGTCTGGGCAGGAAAAGACcgcgacaactcatacctataaaggagagAGCAGTCAAATAGTCTTTGACTCGAGAAAGAATTGGAGCAGTTTTTGCAACGGCTAAGGCCGAGTGAGATTGAAGCTGACTTCGCAGATTTACATCGTATCGCTTAGGCGTGAcctttaaaacataaaaagataaatataatgcaaatgtaaataaaataaaataaaaataactattaaaaggaaacaataataataataataataataataataataataattgaacgAGTAAAAGCTCTCCCAAATAGAATGTAATTAttgaatgattatttattaCATGATACAAATGAAGCTAAATTCATTATAATATTGAGTAAATTACCTCCCAAAAAGGTTTAAGGTTAATTTGATTTTAGTACATAAAATGAAAATTCACCAAATTGTAAACtgcttattaaaataattaaaaacaagtATTCAGCAAAAATTCTATTGTATATATGTATTCAAATCATGTAAGATAATTAGATGGGTTTAACTATCACATTTAATATATACCCAACTTAAATTCCGATTGATTCaataaattgaagaaaaagTCATCAATTGTGTTGGATTATTCTTATGTTAGAAATCTTGAGGCAACGTATTTACAAAACTTTTGTAcataaaaaaagcttaacaaatAGAACTTATTTAAGAAACTAATATTAGTGACCAAAAAATCACTTtaattttcgttttttttttcttttagaaaGTTAGATACAACTCaaatatacaaataaataatttaaaatgaaacattttaTTATATCAGTAACAGTTATTTACTAACCTTTTATTAGAAAATTACTTTTATACATCTAAAGAATATATACAATTAATTACTGTAATTTAACACCCAAATAACGATGCCAAACTTTTATCAAGAGAAAAAAAGTGTAAATTAATGTTGAATTAACATTAAAACTGGTGAAAATCTATGTGTGGTTTAGTAAAGTTCTAAGTATTTCTAATAGTAGGTcaagttaatttattttattttattttttcgcctaaaaaataaattaatattcgGGTGTTTTGGGTCATCAGTTTGATTTTGAGTCGGGTGTTTTGGTTTGGATCGAAAGAAAGTGTTGTGTCTGCATTGGTTTTTACGTCATtgcaaatattttaatttttttgctttatATTAATTCATAAGAGATAAATGGGCCTGGACTTGAGAGACCGTATCTCAAAAGAGTTATTGTTTTAAATATTGGGAGTTGAAGAAGTTAAATGGttttgtaaaattgaaaaaggttgttttttgttgtagttgtGTAGTAAATGAGGTTAATAGAGTGATAGGAAGAAACAAAATTGAAGTCCGAAGAACTAATTGGATaagaataaaatgaataaatcaaataaattagtggatgaaaattgaaaaaagtatGAAAAATTACTACTGAAAAATAATTGACACAAAAGTAAATATGCAAACTTGAATAGAAGTATGTGAAAATTTATACATTTATTcttagaaaaattaattagaataatccaaattttttaataattttttaatattaatctcaccttttgaattttacattaatttttagtttaattttttataaatacctACTATAACAGGCTATTCGATTACTCAAGTTTATTCTAGATAAATACCTCTAAAAGTCATAGTCGatagaattaaatttaaaaattcaaaaattattgtGAGGAAAATTGTTGTAAGTTcctttatttttctcatttttagtggttttttttgtcaattatCATCCACTCTCTATCTTagttattttacataattttaacaaaaaccTTCTCGAACCAAAGTCAATAAAGTCACTCCCATAGTCCCATGGTTCCATTTTTCTTCTCCTCACCGGTCACCACTCTACATTCTTGTCTCTTCCCCATGAACACTCATAAATTCTAGGGTTTTCTTCCCCAAATCTAAGTTTTTTCCTACCATTTCCTTCTCAAAATCTCCCAATACTTCTCTACCAATCCCTCTTTCTCATCCCTTCATTTCTCTTTCATCAATGGCAAAAACACGCCCAGGAAAGCGAGACCTTGATTCATGTACCATTAAAGGCACCAACAAGGTAGTTCGAGGTAATTACAAAAACCCACCTTTAATCTTCCAAAATAATTAATGGGTTTCCTTTCATCAGTTAATTGCTTGCTTAATATgatgaaattattaatttttgatctTTTAGTTGGAGATTGTGTTCTAATGAGACCTGCTGATGTGGGTACACCACCATATGTTGCCCGAGTTGAAAAGATAGAAGCAGATAATAGGAACAATGTGAAGGTGAAAGTTAGATGGTATTATAGACCAGAAGAATCCATGGGAGGAAGAAGACAATTTCATGGTGCAAAAGAATTGTTCTTGTCTGACCATCAGGATGTACAGAGTGCTAATACAATTGAAGGGAAGTGTACTGTTCATTCATTTAAGAATTACACTAAACTTGAGAATGTTGGTACTGATGATTACTTCTGTAGATTTGAATATAAAGCTGCTACTGGTGCTTTTACTCCTGATCGTGTTGCTGTGTGAGTTTGTAatcatttgaatttgaatttagttTTGTGCTTtttaatgttggttttgattcattttttttgggTGTTTCTTTTTTGTGGTTTGTTTTTGTAGGTATTGTAAATGTGAAATGCCATATAATCCAGATGATCTTATGGTGCAATGTGAAGGATGTAAGGACTGGTAATGTCTCTTCATTGGTGTTTATTGATTCTTTAAGCTTCTAAGGGTTTAATTTGGTGTTGAAGCTGGTTATTATTATTGGGTTTTAGTGGTTTTCTAGGGTTTAGATTTGTATGGTGGTGTTTCCTAGTGAAGTTATCTGTTTTTGTTATCCATGTTTGGTGATTATTGCTTGATGAACTCTTCATTCTTTGTTTTGTCTGATATGGTCATTCAATGCTTCATCATCCACAAAAAGGAGTCTCCTTTTGTTACAATTGGAGAGGGCCTTATATTCGTAGTTATGCTTGTAGAGTCAATTTGAACCAAGTAACACACTAAATCCTTGAAAGTACTGGATTTCACTCTTTGGAGACTTCGGTATCCATTAAAGTTGCTCTGCCTTCATAGATTTGAGTAATATTGACCCATCCGTCTAAATCCCGATGTCTTGTATGGAACAATTTGAAAGACTTGATTTAGCTAGCAGGTCTTGGCTGCCAAGACTAAATACTCCTATTGTAACAATAGTTTGAAACTAGCGCTAGATCCTAGATTTTCACCTTTACATCTAATCTATAGTTTTGGCTTGGTGCTACACTGCTACCTTATTAGCTTGCTTTTATAGTCGGTACTTATGATATCAGGTGCTTCTGAAGATAAGCTTGGTTGTcatttagaggtgttcaaaacaaacttGATAACCCGATATTTAGCTGACCCTGTAACCGAACCCGGTTTGACCCGCCATAAAAAATGGacttacaattatgtaaaaactaaCATAGACATAAAAACCTGATTTTGATCCGACCCAAACATTTGACCTATGACCCGAAAGAATACCCTTAGTTGTCATActctaatgattttaatttccatGTAGGTTCCATCCTTCTTGTATGGGCATGACAATTGAAGAAGCAAAGAAGTTGGATCACTTTTTATGCTCTGACTGTGTAGCTGAAGATGATCCTAAAAAAGGGGGCTCCACATTCTCTTCGTCACCTATGGATGT of the Amaranthus tricolor cultivar Red isolate AtriRed21 chromosome 6, ASM2621246v1, whole genome shotgun sequence genome contains:
- the LOC130815266 gene encoding chromatin remodeling protein EBS-like → MAKTRPGKRDLDSCTIKGTNKVVRVGDCVLMRPADVGTPPYVARVEKIEADNRNNVKVKVRWYYRPEESMGGRRQFHGAKELFLSDHQDVQSANTIEGKCTVHSFKNYTKLENVGTDDYFCRFEYKAATGAFTPDRVAVYCKCEMPYNPDDLMVQCEGCKDWFHPSCMGMTIEEAKKLDHFLCSDCVAEDDPKKGGSTFSSSPMDVRKPDNKRRKR
- the LOC130815265 gene encoding homeobox protein knotted-1-like LET6, with the protein product MEGGGNNNSSSNNNNNNNSNNNNNNNNRITTSNSMMMENGLYPMIMIPPLSHHHHHHHHHHQNHNNDHNTIKACCCSSAAYDHQHHVMEMEHQTQNLNNSNGGGGSSSSTAGNIKAKIMAHPHYPRLLSAYVSCQKVGAPPEVVARLEELEAIARSQGGGRSGGGVAGFVGEDPALDQFMEAYCEMLTKYEQELTKPFKEAMLFLSRIECQFKALTLSSPSDSPSSACGEHPDRNGSSEEDIDVNHNFIDPSAEDRELKGQLLRKYSGYLGSLRQEFLKKRKKGKLPKEARQQLLDWWSRHYKWPYPSESQKLALAESTGLDQKQINNWFINQRKRHWKPSEDMQFVVMDAAAHSHAHSHYGYMDNVLGNPFPMDVSPTLM